The Chryseobacterium glaciei DNA window TATTGCAGAGTTAGACAGAATTATAAGATTAGAATTAAAAGATGTATTAGAAGGCAGAAGCGATTATATGGGAAGATGGAATGGTGTGGTACGTCCAAAACTAGAATGGAAAAATGCTTAATTTTTTTAAGAAAAATAGATCTAAAGAAAAAGAAGTAGATCTCCTAATATATGACACCATATTTCCAAACCCTATATCTGGATTTAGGATTGCCGAATTCACCTCTCTTTTAAATCATTATGACTATTCTAAAATCATTGTTAATCCTACAGATTACAATGTAATTAATCAACCAGAATCACAACATATTTCAGATTTAAAAGTTTTAAAAGAAAAATCAAAACTGGTATATAATAAAGTTAAAATAGGTTCTACAAAAGAATTAATTAATGTAAATACTAAATTGTTTTATTGTGTTTTTCTTAATATAATATATGATTGTCTGCCTTATTTAGAGAAAAGTAAAACTAATTTTATTTTTACACTTTATCCTGGAGGCGGATTTAATACAAAAGATAAATCAGCATTAGGGAAATTAAAAACAGTATTAGATTCTCAATACTTTAAAGGAGTTATTGTTACTCAAGAGTTTACCCGAAATTTTTTAATTGAAAATTTCAATTGTCCAACAGATAAAATTCATTATATATTTGGTGGAATTATTCCACAAAACTCTATAAATATTAATAGAAAGCGAGAATATAAAAAAGAAGACTCACTTAACATTTGTTTTTGTTCAGCAAAATATATGGATAAAGGTCTGGACAAAGGTTATGATATTTTTATTGAGGCAGCTAAATTACTTTTAGAAGATAATTACAATGTCAAATTTAGCGTAATTGGAGGTTTTAATGAAGATGATATTTCACTTGGAAAATACTCTAATGAATTTACATTTTACGGATATAAAAAATATGAAGAACTTTCTGAAATTTTTTTATATCAAGATATTATCGTATCTCCAAATAGACCTTTTACTTTAAGTGATGGCTCATTTGACGGTTTCCCACTAGGAGCCGTTGTTGAAGCTGCACTAAATGGAGTAATACCTATTGTTACTGATGAGCTTAATCAAAATTCACACTTTACAGAGTCTGAAGTTATTATTATAAAACCCAAAACTGAGGATATTCTATGTGCAATAAAAAAATTAATACAAAATGAACATATTGTACGTTCAATATCTCAAAATACCCAGTTGAAATTCAGAGAAATATATTCACATGAGAATCAACTTAATGAAAGATTAAAAATTTTAGATAAATATATTTATGATTAGTGTAACCCAACCTTTTCTCCCTCCTCAAGAAGAATATCAAAAATATTTAGACGGTATTTGGAAGCGTAACTGGCTCACTAATATGGGGCCATTAGCCAGCCAACTAGAAATGGAACTTAAAGATCATCTTAAGTTAAAACATTTACTTTTTGTCACCAATGGCACTATAGCAATACAAATGGCTATAAAAGCATTAGAGATTACTGGCGAAATTATTACGACCCCTTTTTCCTTTATTGCAACTACAAGCTGTGTTGTATGGGAAGGCTGTACTCCGGTTTTTGTAGATATTAATCCACAGTCTTTATGCATAGATCCTACAAAAATTGAAGATGCTATTACAGAAAAAACTTCTGCTATTTTAGCCACCCACGTTTATGGTAACCCATGTGATGTGGAAGCTATAGAAATAATCGCTAAGAAGCATAATCTAAAAGTAATTTATGATGCCGCTCATGCGTTTGGTGTAGAAATAAATGGAAAATCAATCTTTGAATATGGTGATATATCTACATGTTCACTACATGCAACGAAACTTTATCACTCTATCGAAGGTGGGCTGATTATCACCAAAGATTCTGAGTTACTTAAAAAACTATCATTTATTCGAAATTTTGGAATTTCAGGATTTGATTCTTTTTCAGAATTAGGAATTAATGGCAAAAATTCAGAATTTCATGCCGCAATGGGACTCACAAATTTAAAATACATTTCCAAAATACATGATAAAAGAAAAAGTTTAGCCGCTCTTTATGATGAAAAACTTAAAGGGTTGAAAGCGATTAAACCACTTTGGCACAATAAAGCAAACGAAAACTTCGCATATTATCCTGTTATTTTAGAAAGTGAAGAACTATTATTAAAAATAAAAGCAGAAATGGATAAACAAGAAATCTTTACAAGAAGGTATTTTTATCCAAGCTTAGCCTCTGCACTACCCTATTTACCAAAATTAGAACTTCCAATAACTGAAGATATTGCAAAAAGAATTCTGTGTTTACCTTTTTATTATGATTTAACACTTGAAGAAATAGAGCTTATTTCCAGGGTAATGTTAAGAATTCAAAACAACTAAAATATGTTAATTATAGGTGCTAAGGGTTTTGCAAAAGAAGTATTAGAAATATGTCATAAAAATGATGATGTAAAAAACCTTGTATTTTATGATGACATAAATGATAATATAATAGGTCTTTTATATGAAAAATTTCCCATTCTAAAAAATATTGCGGAGGCAAAAAAATATTTTAAAACTATCGATAATCGATTTACAATTGGAATTGGAAATCCAACGCTAAGAAAAGCTCTTACTGAAAGGTTTTTAAATATTGGAGGAAAATTAACTTCTACAATAAGTTCAAAAGCAGATATTGGATCATATGGAATACAAATTGGCCCAGGAGCTAATATATTGGATGGAGTAAAGATTTCGAATGATGTAAATATTGGTGAAGGTTGTATCGTTTACTATAACTCTATTATTACTCACGATGTTGTAATAGGAAATTTTACAGAAATATCGCCAGATGTAAAAATTCTTGGAAGAGCAATAATAGGAAATTTTTGTCAACTCGGTGCAGGATCAATTATTCTTCCTGATATTAAAATTGGAGATAATGTTATTGTAGGAGCTGGCTCTGTGGTTACAAAAAATTTGCCGGATAACTGTACTGTCATTGGTATTCCCGCGAAAATAATTAACAGAAAAAAAAATGTATAATTATCCTTTAGTAAGTGTTGTCATGATTACTTATGGTCATGAATTATTTATTGAAAATGCAATAAATAGTATACTCATGCAAAAGTACGATGGTTGTATAGAACTTATCATTGCCAACGATTGCTCACCAGATGGTACTGACAAAATTATAATAAGCATTCTTGAAAAAGTAATAAATTCTGAAAAATTCAATATAAAATATACTCCTCATAAAAACAACAAAGGTATAATGCCCAATTTTGTATGGGCTCTCAAAGAATGTCAAGGTAAATATATTGCAATATGTGAAGGTGATGATTACTGGATTGATGATTTAAAAATTAAAAAGCAAGTTGATTTTTTAGAAAAAAACAATGAGTATTCAATTCATAGTGGCCACGCTCAATTATTAGAAAACGAAAGCTTAACTTCCATTATAGGAGACCCACATCACAAAAAAACCTATTTAATTAATGACTTTTTTTCAAAAAATAATTTAATTACATGTACCACAATG harbors:
- a CDS encoding glycosyltransferase family 4 protein encodes the protein MLNFFKKNRSKEKEVDLLIYDTIFPNPISGFRIAEFTSLLNHYDYSKIIVNPTDYNVINQPESQHISDLKVLKEKSKLVYNKVKIGSTKELINVNTKLFYCVFLNIIYDCLPYLEKSKTNFIFTLYPGGGFNTKDKSALGKLKTVLDSQYFKGVIVTQEFTRNFLIENFNCPTDKIHYIFGGIIPQNSININRKREYKKEDSLNICFCSAKYMDKGLDKGYDIFIEAAKLLLEDNYNVKFSVIGGFNEDDISLGKYSNEFTFYGYKKYEELSEIFLYQDIIVSPNRPFTLSDGSFDGFPLGAVVEAALNGVIPIVTDELNQNSHFTESEVIIIKPKTEDILCAIKKLIQNEHIVRSISQNTQLKFREIYSHENQLNERLKILDKYIYD
- a CDS encoding DegT/DnrJ/EryC1/StrS family aminotransferase, which codes for MISVTQPFLPPQEEYQKYLDGIWKRNWLTNMGPLASQLEMELKDHLKLKHLLFVTNGTIAIQMAIKALEITGEIITTPFSFIATTSCVVWEGCTPVFVDINPQSLCIDPTKIEDAITEKTSAILATHVYGNPCDVEAIEIIAKKHNLKVIYDAAHAFGVEINGKSIFEYGDISTCSLHATKLYHSIEGGLIITKDSELLKKLSFIRNFGISGFDSFSELGINGKNSEFHAAMGLTNLKYISKIHDKRKSLAALYDEKLKGLKAIKPLWHNKANENFAYYPVILESEELLLKIKAEMDKQEIFTRRYFYPSLASALPYLPKLELPITEDIAKRILCLPFYYDLTLEEIELISRVMLRIQNN
- a CDS encoding acetyltransferase, encoding MLIIGAKGFAKEVLEICHKNDDVKNLVFYDDINDNIIGLLYEKFPILKNIAEAKKYFKTIDNRFTIGIGNPTLRKALTERFLNIGGKLTSTISSKADIGSYGIQIGPGANILDGVKISNDVNIGEGCIVYYNSIITHDVVIGNFTEISPDVKILGRAIIGNFCQLGAGSIILPDIKIGDNVIVGAGSVVTKNLPDNCTVIGIPAKIINRKKNV
- a CDS encoding glycosyltransferase, whose amino-acid sequence is MYNYPLVSVVMITYGHELFIENAINSILMQKYDGCIELIIANDCSPDGTDKIIISILEKVINSEKFNIKYTPHKNNKGIMPNFVWALKECQGKYIAICEGDDYWIDDLKIKKQVDFLEKNNEYSIHSGHAQLLENESLTSIIGDPHHKKTYLINDFFSKNNLITCTTMLRLSNIIPKNWEKIYFGDWMLYVNTLIAYPGSKAYVSDELYSVYRINEMGAMSQIAGIKSDEKHFIQIFKIHQLFKVKYSSEDISAINNYSLKLYRYYLSINNLKSAVGMILKNFKLVYFKIPFRKYLSYFRYRKHLKPS